One stretch of Solenopsis invicta isolate M01_SB chromosome 16, UNIL_Sinv_3.0, whole genome shotgun sequence DNA includes these proteins:
- the LOC105194663 gene encoding U4/U6 small nuclear ribonucleoprotein Prp3 isoform X1, whose translation MSYLTRKEIDEMKPQIEKAVHKFLGFSEPAIVTTAVNCITSGYDKRKTADKLSALLEDKKASKLTEKIFTIYDDTKASQKNKKRAHPEDKDKDKDTKKSRFKDDETKNEKPIETQLTEDKIKQMMENAQRQIQERKRALKAIKQEDASAKPLFKGRDALPTVGSMYNQGLLSKTDSDKARKIAALQAQIRNKLNSGLLNNVNVPDKPTPLILDESGRTVDITGKEVQLTQVVPTLKANIRAKKREEFKAQLQESKGPEEIQDTHYFDNRIGVKPAMRGKRALKFHEPGKFQQLAERIRMKTQLEKLQNEISQIARKTGISSATKLALIAPKTEALSEDVPNIEWWDSVILSGGYPNENESTPIKSLTITNLVEHPTQMRPPTDPLKPIYMPVFLTKKERKKLRRQNRRETWKEEQEKIRLGLEPPPEPKLRISNLMRVLGTEAVQDPTKIEAHVRQQMAKRLKAHEDANAARRLTADQRREKKARKLKEDTSLGVHVSVYRIRDLVNNASKKFKVETNAKQLYLTGCVMLFRDCNVVVVEGGAKQQAKYKRLMMNRIKWEEDIVKDNDGNDVPNRCVLVWEGTSKQRHFGEIKFKVCPIEKMAREHFKKHQVEHYWDLAYSGAVLDNTDEVRS comes from the exons ATGTCATATTTAACGAGAAAAGAAATAGATGAAATGAAGCCGCAGATCGAAAAAGCGGTTCATAAATTTCTTGGCTTTAGTGAACCAGCAATTGTTACTACCGCTGTTAACTGCATCACTTCTGGTTATGACAAACGTAAAACTGCAG ATAAGTTATCGGCCTTATTGGAAGACAAGAAAGCTTCTAAGTtgacagaaaaaatatttacgatatatGATGATACCAAAGCATCTCAAAAGAATAAGAAACGAGCTCATCCTGAAGACAAGGATAAAGACAAAGATACAAAGAAATCGAGATTCAAAGATGATGAAACGAAAAATGAAAAACCTATAGAGACTCAACTTACAGAAGATAag ataaagcAAATGATGGAAAATGCACAAAGACAAATACAGGAAAGGAAAAGAGCTTTGAAAGCAATAAAACAGGAAGACGCTTCTGCAAAACCTTTGTTTAAAGGGCGTGATGCATTGCCAACAGTAGGAAGTATGTATAATCAAGGTTTATTGAGTAAAACAGATTCAGACAAAGCACGGAAAATAGCTGCATTACAAGCACAGATcaggaataaattaaattcaggATTACTTAACAATGTTAATGTACCGGACAAACCAACACCTTTAATCTTGGATGAGTCTGGTAGAACAGTAGATATAACAGGTAAAGAAGTGCAACTTACTCAAGTTGTACCTACATTAAAAGCTAATATACGtgcaaagaaaagagaagaatttAAGGCTCAACTACAAGAATCAAAAGGTCCAGAAGAAATACAAGATACTCATTATTTTGATAACAGAATAGGTGTAAAACCGGCAATGCGCGGTAAACGTGCATTAAAGTTTCACGAACCAGGAAAATTCCAACAATTGGCAGAGAGAATACGCATGAAAACACAATTAGAGAAATTGCAAAATGAAATTAGTCAAATTGCTAGAAAAACTGGAATCAGTTCAGCAACCAAATTAGCTCTTATCGCACCTAAAACTGAAGCTCTTAGCGAAGATGTGCCTAATATAGAATGGTGGGATTCTGTTATATTAAGCGGTGGATATCCTAATGAAAATGAGTCAACGCCAATCAAAAGTTTAACCATCACAAATTTAGTAGAACATCCAACACAAATGCGACCTCCAA CGGATCCTTTAAAACCAATATATATGCCTGTATTTCTCACAAAGAAGGAACGTAAGAAATTAAGGAGGCAAAACAGACGAGAGACTTGGAAGGAAGAGCAAGAAAAAATTCGATTAGGTCTAGAACCACCACCTGAACCGAAGTTAAGGATCTCGAATCTCATGCGAGTTTTAGGGACTGAAGCTGTACAAGATCCTACTAAAATTGAAGCTCATGTTCGACAACAAATGGCTAAGAGATTGAAAGCTCATGAGGATGCAAATGCAGCACGGAGACTCACCGCTGATCAACGTCGCGAGAAAAAGGCGAGGAAGCTTAAGGAAGATACTAGTCTTGGCGTACACGTTTCTGTTTATAg AATACGTGATCTTGTCAATAATGCTTCAAAGAAATTCAAAGTAGAGACTAACGCGAAACAGCTTTATCTTACTGGTTGCGTAATGTTGTTCCGGGACTGCAATGTTGTTGTAGTAGAAGGTGGAGCAAAACAACAAGCCAAGTACAAACGACTCATGATGAACCGTATCAAATGGGAAGAAGACATAGTAAAGGATAATGACGGGAATGACGTACCGAACAGATGTGTACTTGTTTGGGAAGGGACAAGTAAACAACGACATTTCGGAGAAATTAAGTTTAAAGTATGTCCAATTGAAAAAATGGCTCGAGAGCATTTTAAGAAACATCAAGTGGAACATTATTGGGATTTAGCCTACAGTGGCGCAGTCCTCGATAATACAGATGAAGTACGCTCTTAA
- the LOC105194663 gene encoding U4/U6 small nuclear ribonucleoprotein Prp3 isoform X2, translated as MMENAQRQIQERKRALKAIKQEDASAKPLFKGRDALPTVGSMYNQGLLSKTDSDKARKIAALQAQIRNKLNSGLLNNVNVPDKPTPLILDESGRTVDITGKEVQLTQVVPTLKANIRAKKREEFKAQLQESKGPEEIQDTHYFDNRIGVKPAMRGKRALKFHEPGKFQQLAERIRMKTQLEKLQNEISQIARKTGISSATKLALIAPKTEALSEDVPNIEWWDSVILSGGYPNENESTPIKSLTITNLVEHPTQMRPPTDPLKPIYMPVFLTKKERKKLRRQNRRETWKEEQEKIRLGLEPPPEPKLRISNLMRVLGTEAVQDPTKIEAHVRQQMAKRLKAHEDANAARRLTADQRREKKARKLKEDTSLGVHVSVYRIRDLVNNASKKFKVETNAKQLYLTGCVMLFRDCNVVVVEGGAKQQAKYKRLMMNRIKWEEDIVKDNDGNDVPNRCVLVWEGTSKQRHFGEIKFKVCPIEKMAREHFKKHQVEHYWDLAYSGAVLDNTDEVRS; from the exons ATGATGGAAAATGCACAAAGACAAATACAGGAAAGGAAAAGAGCTTTGAAAGCAATAAAACAGGAAGACGCTTCTGCAAAACCTTTGTTTAAAGGGCGTGATGCATTGCCAACAGTAGGAAGTATGTATAATCAAGGTTTATTGAGTAAAACAGATTCAGACAAAGCACGGAAAATAGCTGCATTACAAGCACAGATcaggaataaattaaattcaggATTACTTAACAATGTTAATGTACCGGACAAACCAACACCTTTAATCTTGGATGAGTCTGGTAGAACAGTAGATATAACAGGTAAAGAAGTGCAACTTACTCAAGTTGTACCTACATTAAAAGCTAATATACGtgcaaagaaaagagaagaatttAAGGCTCAACTACAAGAATCAAAAGGTCCAGAAGAAATACAAGATACTCATTATTTTGATAACAGAATAGGTGTAAAACCGGCAATGCGCGGTAAACGTGCATTAAAGTTTCACGAACCAGGAAAATTCCAACAATTGGCAGAGAGAATACGCATGAAAACACAATTAGAGAAATTGCAAAATGAAATTAGTCAAATTGCTAGAAAAACTGGAATCAGTTCAGCAACCAAATTAGCTCTTATCGCACCTAAAACTGAAGCTCTTAGCGAAGATGTGCCTAATATAGAATGGTGGGATTCTGTTATATTAAGCGGTGGATATCCTAATGAAAATGAGTCAACGCCAATCAAAAGTTTAACCATCACAAATTTAGTAGAACATCCAACACAAATGCGACCTCCAA CGGATCCTTTAAAACCAATATATATGCCTGTATTTCTCACAAAGAAGGAACGTAAGAAATTAAGGAGGCAAAACAGACGAGAGACTTGGAAGGAAGAGCAAGAAAAAATTCGATTAGGTCTAGAACCACCACCTGAACCGAAGTTAAGGATCTCGAATCTCATGCGAGTTTTAGGGACTGAAGCTGTACAAGATCCTACTAAAATTGAAGCTCATGTTCGACAACAAATGGCTAAGAGATTGAAAGCTCATGAGGATGCAAATGCAGCACGGAGACTCACCGCTGATCAACGTCGCGAGAAAAAGGCGAGGAAGCTTAAGGAAGATACTAGTCTTGGCGTACACGTTTCTGTTTATAg AATACGTGATCTTGTCAATAATGCTTCAAAGAAATTCAAAGTAGAGACTAACGCGAAACAGCTTTATCTTACTGGTTGCGTAATGTTGTTCCGGGACTGCAATGTTGTTGTAGTAGAAGGTGGAGCAAAACAACAAGCCAAGTACAAACGACTCATGATGAACCGTATCAAATGGGAAGAAGACATAGTAAAGGATAATGACGGGAATGACGTACCGAACAGATGTGTACTTGTTTGGGAAGGGACAAGTAAACAACGACATTTCGGAGAAATTAAGTTTAAAGTATGTCCAATTGAAAAAATGGCTCGAGAGCATTTTAAGAAACATCAAGTGGAACATTATTGGGATTTAGCCTACAGTGGCGCAGTCCTCGATAATACAGATGAAGTACGCTCTTAA